In Streptomyces sp. NBC_01707, a genomic segment contains:
- a CDS encoding universal stress protein yields MTTAELPVIAAVDGSWRSYEALEWAARDAVRRGLPLTIVHVRPLNRRTSQEEQRREAEELLAEAVGRVAQVAPTLHTSTLAPMDFPAAALTALSEHASLLVLGSRGLGGFRSLLIGSNSLTTASMARCPVVVVHSGRAEEEGAEAAEETFSDIVAGVAADESSEAVLDFAFEAATTRPGARLRIVHGWTMFSSMLSGGPVFDRDAAAGAAERTLAELTAGRPEKYPQVEVVQEPVHGSASHTLVTASATAALTVIGRRKGGEELGFGLSPVAQTTLTHALGPVAVVPC; encoded by the coding sequence ATGACCACCGCCGAGCTTCCTGTGATCGCTGCCGTCGACGGTTCGTGGCGTAGCTACGAGGCGCTCGAGTGGGCCGCGCGCGACGCAGTCCGGCGAGGGCTTCCGCTGACGATCGTGCATGTCAGGCCGCTCAATCGGCGTACCAGCCAGGAGGAGCAGCGGCGCGAGGCGGAGGAACTGCTCGCGGAGGCCGTGGGCCGGGTGGCGCAGGTCGCTCCGACCCTGCACACCTCGACCCTCGCCCCGATGGACTTCCCGGCGGCGGCGCTGACCGCGCTGAGCGAGCACGCGTCGTTGCTGGTGCTGGGCTCGCGCGGACTGGGCGGGTTCCGGTCACTGCTGATCGGCTCGAACAGTCTGACGACCGCTTCGATGGCCAGATGTCCCGTCGTCGTCGTTCACAGCGGCCGGGCGGAAGAGGAGGGAGCGGAGGCGGCGGAGGAGACATTCTCGGACATTGTCGCAGGGGTGGCCGCCGACGAAAGCAGTGAGGCGGTGCTGGACTTCGCGTTCGAGGCCGCGACGACCCGGCCCGGAGCGCGCCTGCGGATCGTGCACGGCTGGACCATGTTCTCGTCGATGCTCTCCGGCGGCCCCGTCTTCGACCGGGATGCGGCGGCAGGCGCGGCCGAGCGGACCCTCGCGGAGCTCACCGCCGGGCGGCCGGAGAAGTATCCGCAGGTCGAGGTCGTGCAGGAGCCGGTCCACGGCTCCGCGTCCCACACTCTGGTCACGGCGTCGGCGACCGCCGCCCTCACGGTGATCGGGCGGCGCAAAGGCGGCGAGGAGCTCGGATTCGGGCTGTCCCCGGTGGCGCAGACGACACTCACTCATGCGCTCGGTCCGGTGGCCGTCGTCCCCTGCTGA
- a CDS encoding pectate lyase — MSRRTFSRLAVAPAAALVIGSAGRASAAGTTPRTAPAPASARTRGEIAAAVDRVTTFMDEHVSYGGGYVWSYLPDLSTTWGEMEARRTMCWIQPPGTPSVGHSLLDAYHATGSEACYRAAKRTGLALVDAQLACGGWNYIHDTAGQGSLRKWYETIGANGWRLEEFQHFYGNATFDDAATSTTAQLILRLQLERPHPKFEASLDRAIRFVVAAQYRGGVADGGWPQRFPAFSGSVEQTPWPDELPPWLPSGIRHGMEDGDYTGHVTFNDNVLGENIKFLLMCVSALGRRDLIPNVRRAMACLHRMQQPGPQAGWGLQHLARAAGGRAAGAPAGARSYEPRALVTHTTQTNVSQLFAYFRLTGDHEFLRRVPEAIAWLESCRLTDQQKAENPLLASSTHPTFVELGTNRARFVHRFGSNIRNGAYYNDYDHRDTPSHYGGGRKVDTAALRATYEELMAMSRSEVADLKARSPLSARGRRELPEYFSMSDLSLDDLFRDADLSLPTVTRAQADAVVEGLGDRDHWLTPIGSITNPYRGPAPATPYDGKAYMSRNVGDVYDTSPYDPLKPPLESPYTPQAGPLGITTSDFTENLGTLTAYIAGS, encoded by the coding sequence GTGAGCCGTCGCACCTTCTCCCGCCTCGCCGTCGCACCGGCAGCGGCACTTGTGATCGGATCGGCCGGGCGCGCCTCGGCCGCCGGCACCACGCCCCGCACCGCACCCGCTCCCGCCTCCGCACGGACGCGCGGCGAGATCGCTGCGGCGGTTGACCGCGTCACCACGTTCATGGACGAGCACGTCTCCTACGGCGGCGGCTACGTCTGGAGCTACCTGCCGGACCTCTCGACCACCTGGGGCGAGATGGAAGCCCGGCGCACCATGTGCTGGATCCAGCCGCCCGGCACCCCGTCCGTCGGCCACAGCCTGCTCGACGCCTACCACGCCACCGGATCGGAGGCCTGCTACCGCGCGGCCAAGCGCACCGGACTGGCCCTTGTCGACGCCCAACTGGCCTGCGGCGGCTGGAACTACATCCACGACACGGCGGGCCAGGGATCGCTGCGGAAGTGGTACGAGACCATCGGCGCCAACGGGTGGCGTCTGGAGGAGTTCCAGCACTTCTACGGCAACGCCACATTCGACGACGCGGCGACCTCGACCACCGCTCAGCTGATCCTCCGGCTCCAACTGGAGCGGCCCCACCCCAAGTTCGAGGCCTCCCTGGACCGCGCGATCCGCTTCGTCGTCGCGGCGCAGTACCGCGGCGGTGTCGCCGACGGCGGCTGGCCACAGCGTTTCCCGGCCTTCTCCGGCTCCGTCGAGCAGACGCCCTGGCCGGACGAGCTGCCGCCATGGCTGCCGTCCGGCATCCGGCACGGGATGGAGGACGGCGACTACACCGGACATGTGACCTTCAACGACAACGTGCTCGGCGAGAACATCAAGTTCCTGCTGATGTGCGTCAGCGCCCTTGGGCGCCGGGACCTGATCCCCAACGTCAGGCGGGCCATGGCCTGTCTCCACCGCATGCAGCAGCCGGGTCCACAGGCCGGCTGGGGGCTCCAGCACCTCGCCCGCGCGGCAGGCGGCCGAGCGGCCGGCGCTCCCGCCGGTGCCCGGTCCTACGAGCCGCGGGCACTGGTCACCCACACCACTCAGACCAACGTGTCGCAGCTCTTCGCCTACTTCCGGCTCACCGGTGACCACGAGTTCCTGCGCCGCGTCCCGGAGGCCATAGCCTGGCTGGAGAGCTGCCGGCTCACGGACCAGCAGAAGGCGGAGAACCCACTGCTGGCCTCCAGCACACACCCGACCTTCGTCGAACTGGGCACCAACCGCGCCCGCTTCGTACACCGCTTCGGCTCCAACATCCGCAACGGCGCCTACTACAACGACTACGACCACCGGGACACCCCGAGCCACTACGGCGGTGGCCGCAAGGTCGACACCGCCGCGCTGCGCGCGACGTACGAGGAGCTCATGGCGATGAGCCGGTCCGAGGTCGCCGACCTCAAGGCCCGTTCGCCCCTCTCCGCCCGCGGCAGGCGTGAACTGCCGGAGTACTTCTCGATGAGCGACCTCAGTCTCGACGACCTGTTCCGGGACGCCGATCTGTCGCTGCCGACCGTGACCCGGGCGCAGGCCGATGCCGTCGTCGAGGGACTCGGCGACCGCGATCACTGGCTGACGCCGATCGGTTCGATCACCAACCCCTACCGGGGTCCGGCACCCGCGACGCCGTACGACGGCAAGGCCTATATGAGCCGCAATGTGGGCGACGTCTACGACACCTCGCCCTACGACCCGCTCAAGCCGCCGCTGGAATCCCCTTATACGCCGCAGGCCGGTCCGCTGGGCATCACCACGTCGGACTTCACCGAGAATCTGGGCACCCTCACGGCCTACATCGCCGGCAGCTGA